Part of the Pseudomonas sp. ADAK13 genome is shown below.
CTTCGCGCTCACTGCGACCGCGCAGGCCGTCGGTGACGAACAACGCAAACACCCCGAAGCGCTGGTACAAGGCATTGCGCATCGCGGCACTGGCGGTTTGCGGCAGGATCGCGGCGCTGACCAGCGTGGAGCAGACAATCCCCAGGGAAATTTCCAGCACCCGCCACACCGCCGCCATGAACGCGCCGTCGGGATGGGCCAGGGCCGGCAGGCCGACCATCGCCGCGGTGTAGCCGGCCAGTACAAAACCGTAGGCGCGGAAGTTGCGGTTGCGGGTCGCGCCAGCGGTGCAGATGCCGACCCAGATCGCCAGCGAACCGAGGAACAGCTCAGTGTTCTGCGCAAACAACGCGATCAGAAACACCATCACCGCCGACCCCGCCAGGGTGCCAAGGAAGCGGTAAAAACTCTTGGCGAACACCTGGCCGCTTTGCGGCTGCATCACGATAAATACGGTGATCATCGCGGTGCGCGGTTGCGGCAATTCCAGGCGCATGGCGAGCCACAAGGTCAGGAAGGCCGCGATCAGCACCTTGAAGATATAGACCCAGGTCACGCCGTCACTGCGTGCCCAATCGAAGAAACCACGGCGCCACTCAAGCGAGTGCAACCAGCGCAGCGGTGCAGGCAAGGGAGTCATCGCATCCTACTCAGTGATCAAACACGGCCAGGGCCGCCGGGGTCTTGCTCGGTAAGGTCTTGCTGTCCTGAGGCACATCGCTGCCGGCGCCCAGGCCACCGCCCAATGCGGTCACCAGTTCGGCGTGGGCACTCAGGCGTGCGGCCTGGACCTGTTGCTGCACCTGCTGCTGGCGGAACAACAGGCTCTGGGCATTCAGCACGTTGAGGTAGTCGGTAAGGCCGCGCTGGTAGGCGATCATCGCGATGTCGTAGGTTTTCTGCGCAGAGGCCACAGACTCGGCGGCGAAGGCCTGCTGCTTGTCCATCGACTCGCGGCGGATCAATTGGTCGCTGATGCCCTTGAGCGCGTTGACCAGGGTCTGGTTGTAGTGGGCCACGGCGATGTCGTAGCCGGCACTGGCTTCACCCAGTTGCGAGCGCAGGCGGCCGCCGTCGAAGATCGGCAGGCTGATGGCCGGGCCGGCGGTGTAATTGAGTTTCTTGCCGGTCAGGAACTCCAGCATGCCGCCGCCGGTGGCGACGTAGCCGAGGCTGCCCACCAGGTCGACGTTGGGGTAGAACCCGGCGTGGGCCACATCAATGCCACGGGCCTGGGCCGCCACTTGCCAGCGGCTGGCGACCACGTCCGGGCGCTGGCCGAGCAGTTCGGCGGGCAAGCTCGAGGGCAATTTCAGCGGCGCACCAAGGGACAGGGTGGGCCGCTGCAACTGCGCGCCCGCCCCCGGCCCTTTGCCTGCCAGCGCAGCCAACTGGTTGCGGCTCAGGGCAATCTCTTCGTCCAGGGCGTCCAGTTGCCGATGGGTTTCCGGCAACGGCGTCTCGGCCTGGCTGACTTCGAAGTGGGTGCCGATCCCGCCATTCAAGCGCTTTTGCGCAAGATCGAGGATCTGTTGTTGCTGTGCCAGGGTGGCGGCGACGATGTCTCGCTGGGCGAAGTGCAGCGAGAGCTGGATATAGGCGCGCACCACGTTGCTCTGCAATTCAAGCTGGGCCTGGCGCGCTTCGGCGGCGCTCATGTGGGCCATGTCCACGGCGCGCTCGGTGGCATTGCTTTCGCGGCCCCAAAGGTCGAGGGCATAGCTGAAGCCCAGGGACGCGTTGTTGTCCCAGGTGGTGGAATTGTCCAGCGCGCCCGGGCCGTAGAATTGGTCGCTCGGCCAGTTATGGCGTTTGAGCGTGGCGTCGCCATTGATCTGCAACGACTCGGCCGACTCGGCAATCCCGGCCAGGGCCCGGGCTTCACGCACCCGCGCTGCGGCCATGGCCATGCTCGGGCTGCCTTGCACGGCGAGGTCGATCCAGTGGTTGAGTTGCGGGTCGCCGTAGGCTTGCCACCATTGCGCAGTGGGCCAGTGGGCGTCCTGGGCAGCGGTTTTGATCGCTTCGTCGGTGGCCAATGTATTGGCGGCGAGTGCCTGCCCTTTGGGGGCAATTCCTCCGGTTCCGATGCAGCCGCTGATTGCTAACGATAAGGCCCAAACACTGAGAGTCTTCAGCTCTCTGCTGATGCGACGCGGCACTGCTGCGAATTCCTGAGAGGGTGTTGCGGGGAAGGTGGCGCAATTCTAAGGGGCGGGCCGGATGGCGATAAGGTGGGATTCTTGTGAATCTTTGTTACCGTTCAGGCGATAATCTTTTGGTAGGTTCATTATTCGCTCTGCAAAAAAAAGAAACTTCGTGTCACAATTTGCCATCTCCCAGAGAGCACCCCATGGACACTTTGCAAAACATGCGCGCCTTCAGTTGTGTGGCCGAAGCCGGCAGCTTCACCGCCGCCGCCGTGCAACTGGATACCACCACTGCCAACGTCTCGCGCGCGGTCTCCAACCTTGAGGCCCATCTGCAAACCCGTTTGCTCAACCGCACCACCCGCCGCATCGCCCTGACCGAGGCCGGCAAGCGCTATTTGCTGCGCTGCGAGCAGATCCTGGCGTATGTCGAGGAAGCCGAGGCCGAAGCCAGCGACGCCCACGCCCGCCCCGCCGGCCAGCTGAAAGTGCACACCATGACCGGCATCGGCCAGCACTTCGTGATCGATGCGATTGCCCGCTACCGCCGCACCCACCCGGACGTGACCTTTGACCTGACCATGGCCAACCGCGTGCCGGACCTGCTGGACGAGGGTTACGACGTGTCCATCGTGCTCGCCAGCGAGCTGCCGGATTCGGGTTTCGTCTCGCAGCGGCTGGGGATAACTTACAGCATCGCCTGTGCCTCGCCGGCCTACGTCAAGGCCAATGGCTGCGCACAACGGCCCAGTGACCTGCTCAACCACGCGTGCCTGCGCCTGGTCAGCCCGGTGATTCAGTTGGACAAATGGTCGTTCAACGGGCCAGAGGGCCAAGAGAGCGTGGCGATCAACAGCTCACCGTTCCTGGTGAACTCGGCGGATGCGATGAAAACCGCGATCACCAGCGGCATGGGCGTTGGCCTGTTGCCGGTGTATGCGGCGATTGAAGGGCTGCGCAACGGCACGCTGGTGCGGGTGATGCCCAACTATCGTTCCCAGGAACTCAACCTGTACGCCATCTACCCTTCGCGCCAGTACCTGGATGCGAAGATCAAGACGTGGGTCGAATACCTGCGCAGTTCACTGCCGGAAATCATGGCCGCGCATCAGGCGGAACTGGCCGCCTATGAGCTGAGTGGCAGTCTGGGCGGGGCCCGGCTGAGTAACTGAAGCTGGTCAGCGGCTACACCGGCAGCGTAATGCCAAAGGTGTTGCCGCCACCCTCGCTGCGCACAAACACATCCCCGCCATGCATCAGCGCGATCGCCTTGACGATCGCCAGCCCCAATCCGTGATTCGCCCCGCTATTGCTGCGGGACGCGTCCACCCGATAGAACCGCTCGAACAACCGAGGCAGATGCTCGCTGGCAATCTCATCGCCCGGGTTGGTCACCCCGATCGCCACGTGGTCCTCCAGCACTTCGATCTTCACCTCGATCACCTGCCCCGGGGCCGTGTGCTGCACCGCGTTGCTCAACAGATTGATCAACGCCCGGCGCAGATGCGCCTTCTCGATCTGCACCTGGGCATCGCCGCTCACGCGTACCTGCACCTGGGCGTCTTCCAGGATGAAGTCGAGGTAAT
Proteins encoded:
- a CDS encoding LysR family transcriptional regulator, whose translation is MDTLQNMRAFSCVAEAGSFTAAAVQLDTTTANVSRAVSNLEAHLQTRLLNRTTRRIALTEAGKRYLLRCEQILAYVEEAEAEASDAHARPAGQLKVHTMTGIGQHFVIDAIARYRRTHPDVTFDLTMANRVPDLLDEGYDVSIVLASELPDSGFVSQRLGITYSIACASPAYVKANGCAQRPSDLLNHACLRLVSPVIQLDKWSFNGPEGQESVAINSSPFLVNSADAMKTAITSGMGVGLLPVYAAIEGLRNGTLVRVMPNYRSQELNLYAIYPSRQYLDAKIKTWVEYLRSSLPEIMAAHQAELAAYELSGSLGGARLSN
- a CDS encoding efflux transporter outer membrane subunit, with protein sequence MPRRISRELKTLSVWALSLAISGCIGTGGIAPKGQALAANTLATDEAIKTAAQDAHWPTAQWWQAYGDPQLNHWIDLAVQGSPSMAMAAARVREARALAGIAESAESLQINGDATLKRHNWPSDQFYGPGALDNSTTWDNNASLGFSYALDLWGRESNATERAVDMAHMSAAEARQAQLELQSNVVRAYIQLSLHFAQRDIVAATLAQQQQILDLAQKRLNGGIGTHFEVSQAETPLPETHRQLDALDEEIALSRNQLAALAGKGPGAGAQLQRPTLSLGAPLKLPSSLPAELLGQRPDVVASRWQVAAQARGIDVAHAGFYPNVDLVGSLGYVATGGGMLEFLTGKKLNYTAGPAISLPIFDGGRLRSQLGEASAGYDIAVAHYNQTLVNALKGISDQLIRRESMDKQQAFAAESVASAQKTYDIAMIAYQRGLTDYLNVLNAQSLLFRQQQVQQQVQAARLSAHAELVTALGGGLGAGSDVPQDSKTLPSKTPAALAVFDH